TCGCCGCCGGGACCGGCGACAACATGGCCGCCGCGGTCGGCCTCGGCCTCGGCGGCTCCGGCCTCCTCGACCACCCGGTCGTCAGCCTCGGCACGTCCGGCACGGTCTTCGCCGCGACCCGCGCCCGCCCGGTGGACCCCGGCCTCGCCGGGTTCGCCGCCACCGACGGGACGTACCTGCCGCTCGGCTGCACCCTCAACTGCACGCTCGCCGTGGACCGGTTCGCCGCGCTCCTGGGCCTGGACCGCGAGGACGCGGCACCGGGGGGAGCCGACGGCGGCGGAGTCGTCGTCCTGCCGTACCTCGACGGCGAGCGCACCCCCGATCTGCCCCACGCCGCCGGCCTGGTCACCGGCCTGCGGCACGGCACGGACCCGCGGGCGGTCCTCGGCGCCGCCTACGAGGGCGCGGCCTTCACGGTGCTGCGCGCCCTCGATCACCTCCTCGCCGCCTGCGGCCTCGACCCTGCCGCCCCCGACGTACGGGACCGGCCGCTGCGCCTCATCGGCGGCGGGGCGCGCGGCCGGGCCTGGACCGGGACCGTCCGCAGACTCTCCGGGCGCCCCCTGGTCGTCCCGGCCGCCGAGGAACTCGTGGCCCTCGGAGCCGCCGCCCTCGCGGCGGCCGCGGTGACGGGCGCGGACCCGGTGGCCCTGGCGACGGCCTGGGGCACGGGGACGGGCGAGATCCTGCCCGCGGTCGAGCGCGACGAGGAGACCTGGAACCGCATCGCGGGGGTCCTGACGGCCGCGACGCCGCTGCTGTCACCTGCCGTCGAAGAGATGGGCCAGGGTCGTCGGGGTGAGACGGATGTCGTCGAAGTCGACGCGGCAGCCCTCGCCGACGGGTGACTGGACCTCGATGCCGGCCCGTACGGGACCGGCGCCGCCCAGGGCGAACTGCCGTACCAGGCGCCAGAACGCGCCGTCGTCCGAGACGTGGAAGGCGAAGCCCTCGCCGATCCGGCTGACGCGCAGCCACAGCGCGTCACCCGCGACCGGGCCCGCGAGGGCGTCGTCGGACCGGCCCCGGGTCACGACGGAGTAGACGCTGGGAGTTCCGTCGGGCGCCTGCTCGAAGTTGAGCTTCGCCCAGTGGTCGTCGTCGGAGCGGACGAAGAGCGCTCCCGCGTCCCACGCCGACCGGAAGCCGACGCGGAGGCGGGCCGAGAGCTGCCAGTCGCCGTCCGGAGGCGTGGTCAGGGCCACGGCGGCGTCCTGCCGGACCGCCCCGCCGACCGGATCCGTGAAGGCGTCGGTGTGCGGGGCGGCCGTGACGGTGAGGACGCCTCCGGCGAACGAGCAGGCGGCGGGGGCGGTCAGCCATGCGAGGCCGAGGGGGAGCGGGGAGTCGACGTTCATGCCGCCATGATCGTGAACGGGCCGGGCGCGCGCCACGGTCTGCCCCGAGGATCCAAGAACCTGCACGAGAGTCCAACCCGGCGCTTCCCCGGCAGTGGCTCCGCCACCCGGCCCACGCCCGTGGTCTGTTGCCGCCCGCTCCTCCCTCAGGCCCCGCCGCCCGCCTCCGCCGTGACGCGCCGCTGGTGCACCCGCAGGTGCAGCGTCGCCAGATCCAGGAGCGGGGTCGCCACCCCCAGGGCACGCGCGCGCGTGGTCAGGTCGCCGAAGAGATGCTCGACCTCGGTCGGGCGGCCCGCCGTCAGATCGCGGTAGAGGGACGGCACCATCGGCGACCCCGCCGCGGCCACCACCGCGAGCGTCGTCGCCCGCTCCGCCTGAGGTACGGGGTGTCCGGCCGCGGCGGCGACCGCGGACGCCTCGTCGAGCAGCGCCGGGGCCAGGGAGGGACCGCCGGGGGTGTCGTGGACGTCGCCGACGGTGCCCCGCATCAGGCTGGTCACAGCGCCGAAGGTCGTGATGAACACCCACTTGTGCCACATCGCCGTGATCACGTGCTCCGGCTCAGGCGAGGCGATGCCCGCCTCTTCGAGCACCGCCCGGAATCCCGCCACGCGCGCGGAGCGCGTGCCGTCCTGCTCGCCGAGCGTCAGATGGGCCAGGGGGGCGAGGCGCCGGATGTCACCGTTCTCGTCGAGCGTGGTCACCACCTTGGCCACGCCGCCGAGGACCGCCGACGTTCCGAAGCGGGCGCTGAGGGCCTCGACATGGGCGAGCCCGTTGAGCAGCGGCACGACGGCCGTGTCCGGCCCGACGGCCGGAGCGATGTCCTCGATCGCCCGGTCGAGGCCGGTGGACTTCACCGAGAGCAGCACGAGGTCGTACGGGGTGTCGAGCGCGTCCGCCGTCACGAGCCGGGGTGTCAGGACCCACTCCTCGTCCCGGCCCACCACCCGCAGCCCGCGCTCACGCAGCGCCGCCGCCCGGGCCGGGCGGACGAGGAAGGTGACGTCCCGTCCGGCGCGGGCGAGCAGCGCGCCGAAGTAGCCTCCGGTGGCACCGGCGCCGACGACCAGGATCTTCATCGTTGTGGACCTCTCGTGGGGCGCCCGGGGGGCGCGGTGGTGAGCGGGGGGCGGATCAGGGGCCCGAGCAGCCGGTGGGGCCGGGCGAGGGCGGCCGTCACGGGGTCGTCGTCCGGGCCGGAAGGGCCGAGCCCGGGGCCCGGGGCGACCACGACGTCCTCGACGGGTACGGCGGTGCCGCACCCCGTGCAGCGTCCGTCGGCGTCGAGCGGGGCCCCGTCCACGGCGTGCAGGAAGACGCGGCGCGGGCCGCCGTCCGCCGCGTGGAACTCCTCGCCCCAGGCGGTGAGCGCGCGGACCGCCGGCCAGAGGGCGATGCCCTTGGGCGTGAGTCCGTACACCTCTCGGCGGCCCGTGCCCGTCCCTGGGCGGCGTTCCAGGACGCCCGCCTCGGTGAGGGTGGTGAGCCGGTCGGTGAGCACGGCCCGGGGGACGCCCAGGTGCGCGGCGAACTCCCCGAACCTGCGGACCCCGTAGAAGGCGTCGCGCAGGATCAACAGTGTCCAGCGCTCCCCGACGATCTCCATGGAGCGGGCGAGGGCGCAACTCTGACCGCGGTAGTCGCGCGGAAGCGTCATGGCCGTGACCCTAGCGCAGGACAGTTCGGTGACCGAACTGTTCAGGGCGGGCCGCGCCCCTTCCCGGCGGCGGAGGCGTTTCGGGTGGCGGAGCCGTTTTCGGGTGGGCGAACCGGGCGGCTAGGCTCGCGCTCACCATGAACCAGCCCACGGAACCCAAGGCCGACAAGTCGGGCGTGCGCCGG
This sequence is a window from Streptomyces sp. NBC_00691. Protein-coding genes within it:
- a CDS encoding DUF1349 domain-containing protein, with product MNVDSPLPLGLAWLTAPAACSFAGGVLTVTAAPHTDAFTDPVGGAVRQDAAVALTTPPDGDWQLSARLRVGFRSAWDAGALFVRSDDDHWAKLNFEQAPDGTPSVYSVVTRGRSDDALAGPVAGDALWLRVSRIGEGFAFHVSDDGAFWRLVRQFALGGAGPVRAGIEVQSPVGEGCRVDFDDIRLTPTTLAHLFDGR
- a CDS encoding ketopantoate reductase family protein, whose product is MKILVVGAGATGGYFGALLARAGRDVTFLVRPARAAALRERGLRVVGRDEEWVLTPRLVTADALDTPYDLVLLSVKSTGLDRAIEDIAPAVGPDTAVVPLLNGLAHVEALSARFGTSAVLGGVAKVVTTLDENGDIRRLAPLAHLTLGEQDGTRSARVAGFRAVLEEAGIASPEPEHVITAMWHKWVFITTFGAVTSLMRGTVGDVHDTPGGPSLAPALLDEASAVAAAAGHPVPQAERATTLAVVAAAGSPMVPSLYRDLTAGRPTEVEHLFGDLTTRARALGVATPLLDLATLHLRVHQRRVTAEAGGGA
- a CDS encoding winged helix-turn-helix transcriptional regulator: MTLPRDYRGQSCALARSMEIVGERWTLLILRDAFYGVRRFGEFAAHLGVPRAVLTDRLTTLTEAGVLERRPGTGTGRREVYGLTPKGIALWPAVRALTAWGEEFHAADGGPRRVFLHAVDGAPLDADGRCTGCGTAVPVEDVVVAPGPGLGPSGPDDDPVTAALARPHRLLGPLIRPPLTTAPPGRPTRGPQR